The proteins below are encoded in one region of Ostrea edulis chromosome 3, xbOstEdul1.1, whole genome shotgun sequence:
- the LOC130053541 gene encoding uncharacterized protein LOC130053541 has product MVIDWIQRNTTSVRNGIQWTMFKQLEDLDFADDLAEISTTQRQLQEKTNILNSYAQKTGLNINIAKTKVMVVNQKITDPITINNHPIVNVEDFTYLGSVISNDNGAKKDIQSRISKARTAFHRLQPIWKSQNFSINTKLKLFNSNVKSVLLYGSECWRIIQSDIQRIEAFHNSCLRKIHQIYWPNKITNKNLFNLSKCSSISTQIKQWRFRWLGHVLRMPSEKIPKTALHWTPPGKRKQGRPRTTWRRTIQAELQGEGYTWGQAQHLAKDRDKWRKLVGALCPTGDEEDKFDEALRESKPELSSCKASALIARLLRLVSDIC; this is encoded by the exons ATGGTAATAGATTGGATACAGAGAAACACAACATCTGTTAGAAATGGAATACAGTGGACAATGTTTAAACAATTAGAAGACCTTGATTTTGCTGATGACCTAGCAGAAATATCAACAACCCAGAGACAACtacaagaaaaaacaaacatcTTAAATTCATATGCCCAAAAGACCGGACTAAACATCAACATAGCAAAAACAAAAGTGATGGTGGTAAACCAGAAAATCACAGATCCAATTACCATCAATAACCATCCAATTGTAAATGTAGAAGATTTTACATATCTTGGCAGTGTAATCAGCAATGATAATGGAGCAAAAAAAGACATACAATCAAGAATATCAAAAGCCCGTACAGCCTTTCACAGACTTCAGCCAATCTGGAAGTCACAAAACTTCAGCATAAACACCAAGCTGAAGTTGTTTAACAGCAACGTGAAATCAGTCCTCCTTTACGGCTCGGAATGCTGGAGAATAATACAGAGCGACATACAGAGGATAGAGGCATTCCATAACAGCTGCCTCAgaaaaattcatcaaatataCTGGCCtaacaaaataacaaacaagAACTTGTTCAATCTTAGCAAATGTAGTAGTATCTCAACACAGATAAAACAGTGGCGCTTTAGATGGCTAGGTCATGTTCTGAGAATGCCCAGTGAGAAGATTCCAAAAACTGCCTTGCACTGGACACCACCAGGGAAACGAAAGCAAGGTAGACCTCGAACCACCTGGAGGAGAACCATCCAAGCGGAACTTCAAGGGGAAGGTTATACCTGGGGGCAGGCTCAGCACTTGGCAAAGGACAGGGACAAATGGAGGAAGCTTGTTGGTGCCTTATGTCCCACCGGGGATGAAGAGGATAA GTTTGACGAGGCGCTGCGAGAATCGAAACCGGAACTTTCCAGTTGTAAAGCGAGTGCCCTAATCGCCCGGCTACTGCGACTGGTGTCAGACATATGttga